One genomic region from Xyrauchen texanus isolate HMW12.3.18 chromosome 4, RBS_HiC_50CHRs, whole genome shotgun sequence encodes:
- the LOC127643129 gene encoding leucine-rich repeat transmembrane protein FLRT1-like, whose product MMAPEGIQDLLFLLLLCITLLAELLEMAAASTQGLDGEGDILCPSVCRCDEDFIYCNDRGLNAIPPLPPSASVLYLQNNQIDNAGLPKSLEHHTLVRVIYLYDNELDDFPVHLPPSLRELHLQDNNIRVLPRAALARLPLLEKLHLDDNSVSTVSIEDQAFADNPRLRLLFLSRNHLSSIPSGLPASLEELCLDDNRISTIPTHAFRGLSSLRRLVLDGNLLANQRIADDTFSRLSNLTELSLVRNSLQTPPLNLPSVHLQRLSLQDNALIHMPRGSLDGMRRLQRLDLSGNNLTTLPRGLFRDLESLGQLLVRGNPWHCGCNLRWLHDWLEAKGNTITLRGLICQTPERVRDMALRDLTNQMDECELAAVSGGGVGAGVGGNKVSGGGVGAISTLSPPQGSLFTLRSKRPGLGLPETGLDYTLSSSGVGKNLALNVKPLSSDSIRVTWSVAQTSSSFRLSWLRLGTSSTMGSITETLVRGDRREYLLTSLQPASSYIICMVPLVSNDGSRSSLPEGDTEPNEVPVCARTETSNPNQPDDESEDQSSDQMTTLPLVGIIGGATAIVSLALIIAIFCWYGHRTRRPIPRDHYSHSSSRKSKHCDDYIESGTKKDNTILEIRGPGFQMTARQPLQPKPVREDYIIHTIFPSNGTGLYKPPNNMTNSGYDTNRGFRERGIPDIDYSYT is encoded by the coding sequence ATGATGGCTCCTGAAGGTATACAAGACTTGCTCTTTTTATTGCTGCTGTGCATCACACTATTGGCTGAGCTATTGGAGATGGCTGCAGCTTCTACGCAAGGGTTGGATGGTGAAGGGGACATATTGTGTCCCTCTGTATGTCGCTGTGATGAGGACTTTATTTACTGCAATGACCGTGGACTGAACGCAATACCACCACTTCCGCCATCTGCATCTGTCCTTTATCTTCAGAACAATCAAATTGATAATGCAGGGCTTCCAAAGTCCTTGGAGCATCACACTTTGGTCCGTGTTATATATCTCTACGATAATGAGCTGGATGACTTTCCAGTGCATTTACCACCTTCATTACGGGAGCTTCACCTCCAGGACAACAACATTAGAGTGTTACCACGAGCTGCTCTTGCTAGACTTCCGCTTCTTGAAAAGTTGCATCTGGACGACAACTCTGTTTCTACGGTCAGTATTGAGGACCAGGCCTTCGCGGACAACCCTCGACTACGTCTGCTCTTCCTTTCCAGAAACCACCTTTCCAGCATCCCATCTGGTCTTCCTGCCTCACTTGAGGAGCTCTGTTTAGATGACAATCGAATATCCACAATTCCCACTCATGCCTTCCGTGGTTTGTCCTCTTTACGCCGCCTGGTCTTGGATGGTAATCTTTTAGCTAATCAACGTATAGCTGATGATACATTCTCACGCCTGTCAAATTTAACAGAGCTCTCCCTGGTCCGCAATTCTCTACAAACACCCCCTCTTAACCTGCCCAGTGTCCACCTGCAGAGACTTTCCCTTCAGGACAATGCACTAATACACATGCCTCGAGGTTCACTTGATGGTATGCGGCGGCTACAGCGCCTAGATCTGTCTGGAAACAACCTGACCACACTTCCCAGAGGCTTGTTCAGGGATTTGGAGAGCTTGGGCCAGCTACTTGTGCGAGGCAACCCTTGGCATTGCGGGTGCAACTTGCGCTGGCTCCATGATTGGCTGGAGGCAAAGGGGAACACAATAACTTTGAGAGGCTTAATCTGCCAGACACCAGAGCGAGTTCGAGACATGGCACTTAGAGACCTCACAAATCAGATGGATGAATGCGAGTTGGCGGCTGTTAGCGGTGGAGGAGTAGGTGCAGGGGTTGGTGGTAACAAAGTGAGTGGAGGAGGGGTGGGAGCCATTTCTACTCTCTCTCCCCCTCAAGGGTCCCTGTTCACTCTCAGATCCAAGCGACCTGGCCTGGGTCTCCCAGAAACAGGGTTGGACTACACTTTAAGCAGCAGTGGTGTGGGCAAGAACCTGGCACTGAATGTGAAACCTCTATCCAGTGACAGCATTCGGGTTACTTGGAGCGTTGCACAAACCTCTTCCTCCTTTCGATTAAGCTGGCTTCGTCTAGGAACCAGCTCTACCATGGGGTCCATCACAGAGACCTTGGTTAGGGGTGATCGGCGCGAGTATCTTCTCACCTCCCTCCAGCCTGCTTCCAGCTACATCATCTGCATGGTTCCTCTAGTGTCTAACGATGGAAGCAGAAGTAGCTTGCCTGAGGGTGACACAGAACCGAATGAGGTACCAGTTTGTGCCAGAACTGAAACGTCCAATCCCAACCAGCCTGATGATGAAAGTGAGGACCAGAGCTCTGATCAAATGACCACTCTTCCACTTGTTGGAATTATTGGAGGTGCTACAGCAATAGTTTCACTTGCTCTTATCATTGCTATTTTCTGCTGGTATGGGCACCGTACAAGACGGCCAATCCCAAGAGATCACTACAGCCACAGTAGTTCTCGTAAGAGCAAACACTGTGATGACTACATTGAGTCAGGCACCAAGAAAGACAATACTATCTTAGAGATCAGAGGTCCTGGATTTCAGATGACAGCAAGGCAGCCCCTTCAACCCAAACCAGTACGAGAGGATTACATAATACACACTATCTTCCCCTCCAATGGCACAGGTCTATACAAGCCACCCAATAACATGACCAATTCTGGTTATGATACCAACCGTGGCTTTAGAGAAAGAGGCATTCCAGATATAGATTACTCCTACACATGA